The segment gctgagcaggtttCAGTGAGTGactgagctctgggagctgtgcagtTTTCAGTGtctgagctctggagctgagcaggtcTCAGTGAGTggctgagctctggagctgagcaggtttcagtgcctgagctctggagctgagcaggtcTCAGTGAGTggctgagctctggagctgagcaggtttCAGTGAGTGcctgagctctggagctgagcaggtttCAGTGAGTggctgagctctggagctgagcaggtcTCAGTGAGTggctgagctctggagctgagcaggtttcagtgacagctctggagctgagcaggtttcagtcagtgcctgagctctggagctgagcaggtttCAGTGAGCAGGTTTCAGTGAGTGcctgagctctggagctgagcaggtttCAGTGGCTGGatgagctctgggagctgagcaggtttCAGTGAGTGGCTGTGActggctgagctctggagctgagcaggtttCAGTGAGTGcctgagctctggagctgagcaggtttcagtggctggctgagctctggggctgtccAAGGAGTGGAAGGTGGGGCTGGATGAGCTTTGGGCTCCTTcagcccaaaccaaaccatgCCTGTGGGACTCACCATGGCTTCCTGCAGCCCTCAGGCTGTGTTTAactcctgtcccttgtccctgtcctgctgctgtcccccagggGACGCTCTGCTGGACGCTGGGGAGTCCATGAAGCGCCTGGCCGAGGTCAAGGACTCGCTGGACATCGAGGTCAAGCAGAACTTCATCGACCCCCTGCAGAACCTGTGTGACAAGGACCTGAAGGAgatccaggtgagcaccccctGCTTCTCTGCTCACCTCCCTCTctctgggctctggggctgttGGTGCAtggagctccctgctgctgggagccaggggctggcaggaattccctgctctctgtgttCTCTCCCTCCAGACTCTCTGCTATTTCCTCCCTGCTCagcgctgctcctgctgctcctgagcagcccaAAAGGCTGCATGCAGGTTGGAATGGTTCTCCATTTGCCATGTTTGAtgggagtacagtaatttcacgaatacaagccgcaccaatttgactaagattttgctcctaaaccggaaatgcggctaataatcaggagcggctaatacaacctcagaagtgcctgccagagtgctgagccgagcagctgcaaagtcggcattttgcgattgttacaaatcgctactttgttgcaccgcgggtggagcctggctccgtgtaggcagaacggggggcggggagagaggcgggagagctctctttcctcctctgccacagcccaggggagagacgggggcgGGGCccggtgccgccattgctgcagctcggggaggagaggggggacccgggccgcccctaccgcggcccggggaggagaggggggacccgggccgcccctaccgcagcccggggaggggggggaagccggcgccgccattgctgcggcccggggaggggggggaagccggcgccgccattgctgcggcccggggaggggggggggaagcgcgcgccgccattgctgtggcccggggagccgacgggagccccgcgcagccattgccgcggctcggggagccgacggggtgctttgtccccgcccgccgccgccgcggcaggagcggggaaactccgtccctgcccgccgccggcgccacgggcgcgggaaagctccgtccccgcccgccgccgctgccgtaggagcgggggaagctccgtccctgcctgccaccgcagggcagcgccgacccggggtgaccgagcccagtggcagcggcggccggccccgagctgcagcaccgtgctggaccacctggccccgtcagcggcccctagcgggccgagcctgcacagccttagctcagccagtaaaccccgccctcccgcggttctgttactaattgcacgcgggtcctcgctgcgaacgacagagcggcttatattcgtgtgcggcttatctatggacaaaaaccaaaatatttgccaacacccagagatgcggcttatagtcagtgcggcttgtattcgtgaatttactgtacatccCAAAACCCCTTCTGGGCTTGCTGAGTTGGGTTCTTGGTGCTGTGAGCTGAGATGGGATAAATGTGGGCTCCAAGCTCCCCTCAGGTCTCTGCTCAGCTTCCCAAGGAGCCCTCTGGGAGAAcagggagctcagcagctcctgggtgcACACAGACAAgtccaggatccatcccagccTCCACTCAGGTCTCCTGAGGGAGTTTTCACTGTCAGTGGTGCCCTGGGTGAAACAGCCACCAGGTGCTGCCTCAGTGCCCTCCTTCCATGGGCTCCTTTAAACATCCCTGCCCTGAGACCCAGAAGTGCCCAGACCCCACactcctgctgtcctggggagctgagaggagcaggacagctcctccccttcccagaGGTTCTGAGGGGAGCAGACCTGGTTTGCTCTGCAGCCTTTTCCTcctgggaagggtctggaatCATTCCCTGGGTGTGGATGCTCCACCTGCAGCCAAGGTGGGAGCCACAGGAGATCGAGTTTCTGACACCACTGAGCTCAGCCTGTAACTGGAGCTGCCCTCCCTCTCTGGCTTTCCCTCttgcccaccctgcccagcaccaccTCAAGAAGCTGGAGGGGAGGCGCCTGGACTTCGACTACAAGAAGAAGCGGCAGGGGAAGATCCCGGACGAGGAGCTGCGGCAGGCCATGGAGAAGTTCCAGGAGTCCAAGGACGTGGCAGAGACCAGCATGCACAACCTGCTGGAGACAGATGTGAGTGTGGCAGCCCAGATGTGAGTGTGGCAGCCCAGAGTTTGGggtgcagtgtccctgctggggtgggGTCTCCTCAGGGAGGCACTGATTGCAGTTTCCACTCCTGCCCAGCGTGGTTCTGCTCTGGGAAAGCCCAGACAGGCCTGGCTgagcccctgctgcagctctgggccagagcagagcccaaaCAGGCTCCTCCAGGGGTGGTGGGGGAATCACTTtgggaggtgacacagctggGAAGGGTTGGGGAAGGATTTCCAGCCCAAATTTTGCCAATTCCCAGCACGGTggcaggaaatggggaaatgagCTCtgtcaaatcccaaatcccaaatcccaaactcctcctgggctctgctgcccagtgcagccccaggggcagtgcagggatCCCCAGCTGGTCCCAGTGCTGACCCCAGCCTGGGTTCCCCCCCAGATCGAGCAGGTGAGCCAGCTGTCAGCGCTGGTGGACGCACAGCTGGATTACCACAGGCAGGCCGTGCAGATCCTGGACGAGCTGGCCGAGAAGCTCAAACGCAGGTGagtcctgggctgctccctggggttCCTCTGGGAGCTCCTGAGTCCCCCTTGGAGTCCCACAGGGGTGGGCTTGGCAGGGACCTTGAAGCTcgtggggcagggacacttcactacccagggctgctctgagccctgtccagcctggccttgaaaaAAACCAATTCCTTCAGCTGTtccaggggggatttgggttcTGTTGGGTGTCTGATCCCAGATCCTGGCTGAGGAAGGCTcgtccctcctctcctccccactctggggaggtcctggcagtgctgccctgctgctcttccctcctgggagaagctgcagagtGGATCCCgagcctgctctgagctgggaggagctgggaggatcCTGCCAAGTCTGAGCTTTCAAACTACAGCACGAGTGTCCTCTGCTGGCCTGAATTCCTGAGCATCCACAGCAGATCCTGGGATGTGTGGGCCAaaccctgggacaccccaaaccttCCAAAGGCTCCAGCACAGGAATTGTGCAAATCCCTGTGTACAAACCCCTTCCTCCAAACCCCAGGGGGATGAGCACGGTGTTGATCCCCCCCTGTCCCACTCCTGATCACCCTTTCCCAtctctgtgccctgtcccaggATGAGGGAGGCCTCCTCACGCCCCAAGAGGGAGTACAAACCCAAGCCCAGGGAGACCTACGACTTCAGGGAGAGCGACCAGTCCAACGGGGGCTTCCCCTGCAACCCCACCCCCAAAGCCTCAGGTAACGTGGTGCTGCCTTGGAGCAgcctcccagggaaggagagcagctgctctgctcacaggctgctcctgctgtgctggatgttcctgctgtggctctggaAGATGTTGGGAGTGCCTCTGGACCGGGCTCTTTTCTCCTGGGACCCAGGAGCCTTTGCTGTGTTGGCTTTGGGGATGTGCCAGAGGGGTCTCCAGCCTGGGCCTCTCTCTGTCAGTGCCAGACAGGAAAAATGAagcctccctccttccctccttgtCTGCCATCCTGTTCCCTCCCTCCTTGTCtgccatcctgctccttccctccctgtctgccatcctgctccctccctctctccttgtctgccatcctgctccctccctccctgtctgccatcctgctccctccctgtctgccatcctgctccttccctccctccctgtctgccatcctgctccctccctccttccctgtctgccatcctgctccctccctccctgtctgccatcctgctccctccctccctccctccctgtctgccatcctgctccttccttccttgtctGCCAtcctgctctctccttccctccctgtctgccatcctgctccctccctgtctgccatcctgctccctccctccctccttccctccctgtctgccatcctgctccttccctccctgtctgccatcctgctccttccctccttccctccctccttgtctgccatcctgctccttccctccctgtctgccatccttctccctccctccctccctgtctgccatcctgctccctccttccctccttgtctcccatcctgctccctccctccctgtctgccatcctgctccttccctccctgtctgccatcctgctccctccctctctccctccctccttccctccctgatCCCCGCGGGTTTCTAACAGCATGGGGGCCCTGCTGTTTGTCCTAACAGATCCCTCtgggccctgcctgcccctgtccctgttccccttGGTTTAAGCATGTCTCTCTTTTGTTTGGAAGCAGCTTCTGCCTCTTTCCGGTCGGACAAGCCGTCCCGGGCCTCCGTCAGGAGTATCCGTGAGTTTCCTCCCTGTGCACTGCTCCGTGTggcctctcccttccctccctcctgctgctcctccctgctgctgctgctgctccctggagctgctcatcCCTCCGTGCTGAGCCTGGCCTGAGCCCTGAACTAACCCAGGGGGATTTTCCTCCCCCAAACCAGGGCCTGgctcagctggaggagctgcagcagctcccagctcccaggcatGTCCTGATCCGAGGGGATCAGGAGCTTCCCCACAGAGACCAGACACCCCAAGGATTTCCCTGTTCTTACCCAGCCTGGATctctcccagtcctgctccctGAGTCCCTGTGGAAGGCTggagggaggaggcagagccccagctcctgcagtttgTGGGGTCAGAGGGGctctggggtctgtggggtctgtggggtgcTTTGGGGTCCGTGGTTCCTCCTGCAGGACCTCgggatcctggggctggggcttggagttgctgtgctgggaaggagcctggagcagggctgtgctgctgggaccaGCCTGGTGATTTTGATGAtgattttttggtggtttggaGTTCTCTCAAACTCTTTTCTGTGTCTCCCTGCTGGTTCTGGTGATCTCTGAGTGCTCTTCTCGTGCTGGGCCCTCCCTTGCTGTGGGTCCTGGAATCATGGAaggatttgggttgggagggaccttcagcacccactgcacccctgccatgggcagggacaccttccactgtccccccctgtccagcctggccttggacactgccagggacgCTCAGCTGGCCGTGCTGGCTGCCCTTGCTGCCATCCCCTTGTcctggctgagccccagcacgctgggcagggctggggggtcctGCAGACCCTGCAGGTCTCTCTCAGCTCAGTCCCTTCCCACTGGGATcctcccagctccaaaccccagAGTGGGCaggaaatcccacagaaattccctttGCAGCCCAAAGGTGATGTTTAaatcctggagctgagctgggggatGAGACCTGGGGCTTCTCTCAGGGATCTGGAGTCCTGTGGCCAGGGAGGCACAGACTGCTGTCCTGTCACCCTCAGCTGTGGGGTGACCCTGCAGAGTccccctcctcagccccagggcaggatctgtgctctgcacaggggTAATTAGGAATATCTATAATTAGGATTCAGGCTGGAATGCAGCaatccaggcaggagcagcacaggagagctggaggcaggagctgtgctgggccaggggctgagcagggtgACACAGAAGGTTCAGTGCACAGCCCATGGCAGGaacctgctgccagggcaggtgTGGGGTCCTGCTGacgtgtccccactgtcccccctgtccccacagcccccctggaccagccctgctgcaaagCCCTCTACGACTTCGAGCCCGAGAACGACGGCGAGCTGGGCTTCAAGGAGGGCGACATCATCACCCTGACCAACCAGATCGACGAGAACTGGTACGAGGGGATGATCCACGGCCAGTCCGGCTTCTTCCCGCTCAACTACGTGGAAGTTCTGGTCCCGCTACCTCAGTGAGccggcgccgctcccgccccagtgtccccagtgtccccagtgtccccagtgtccccagtgtccccagctccagccccgccCTCCCCGCCCTGCTCGGGGCCAGGCGCCACCAGGGAACAAACCAGAAGGGTCCCACGGCCCCTTCCCCCGTGAATTtggttctttcctttttttttttttgggttattttttgtcCTTCTGGTGCTTGAACTTCGGTACTCTGCGTGCCCCtaaccctggctgtgctgccagcactgccctgtccctgtccttgtccttgtccctgtccctgtccttttCCCTGTCCAATTCCCACCTTTCCTTTGGGTCCAGCACCTGGATGAGCCGGGTGGGACAGCTGGGATGTGTCTGGGACACACGGCCCCGGGGCAGggcagtcccagccccagtcccaccctcctgccccagccagcgctgcccctgtccctgcaggatcccagaGGGACCAGGGGAGggcagctggggcacagcaacACTACAGCACCCAGCAAACACtaaagcagccctgcagggcaggtgctgagccctgcctggggcttgGAGCCATCCTTGAGGCTCTTGGAGCCATCCCTGGGGCTTGGGGTCATCCTTGGGGCTCTTGGAGCCACCCCTGGGACTCTTGGAGCCATCCCTGGGGCTCTTGGagccatccctggagctcttggagccatccctggggcttggagccatccctggggtttggggccctgcctggggcttggggccatccctggagctcttgGAGCCATCCCTGGGGCTTGGGGCCATCCCTGGGGCTTGGAGCCATCCCTGGGGCTCTTGGAGGCATCCCTAGGGCTCTTGGGgccatccctggagctcttaGAGCCATCCCTGGGGCTCTTGGAGCCATCCCTGGGGCTCTTGGAGCCATCCCTGGGGCTTGGGACCATCCCTGGGACTCTTggggccctgcctggagctcttgggaccatccctggagctcttgGAGCCATCCCTGGAGTTCTTGGAGCCATCCCTGGGGCTTGGGGCCATCCCTGGGGCTCTTGGAGCCACCCCTGGGGCTCTTGGAGCCATCCCTGGGGCTTGGGGCCATGCCTGGGGCTTGGagccatccctggagctcttggggccatccctggagctctcagacccatccctggagctctgggagccaTCCCTGGGGCTTGGGgccatccctggagctcttggggccatccctggagctcttggggccatccctggagctcttggggccatccctggagctcttggggccatccctggagctcttggggccatccctggagctcttggggccatcccagctctcagagccatccctgcccacctggagggacagcagggatgtcccctgcccacctggccccctccccacacagccCAACCCCATGAGGggtggctgctcctcctgcccatgGTTTTTTCCTGGACCtcaggcttttcctgctgcaaacTCTCCCGAGTCGGTCACGGCTgcaggggaggagctggggcacGGCCCGGGGGTCTCTGTGCTGAGCTTgtggctcctcctgctcccccttCCCGGGGGTCCCTCCCGTgcctggggctcacctggcccTCGGGTGCCTTCCCTGCACCTGAgcccctccctggggacactgccccgGATtgatgggagaggggatggCTCATCTCGGTGTCCCTTTGCCACCCCTGATCCCTgcgctggggctgggctgggctgggctgggctgggctgggcttggggctgggctgggcttggggctgggcttggggctgggctgggctgggctgggctgcagagcagcgCTGGGCTCCGAGCTTCTCCTTTCTGAGCTGGGTTCATCCCCTGGTGGGGCTcagagagcccagctcagggcagggctgtgctgcagccccatccctgctcctctggaaggattttttccGTGCATGTCCCCGAGTGTCTGAGCGCTGACCCCGGCCCcgggggggcacagggagccccccctgctcccagcagggcagggacaggagtccTGGGGGCCCttcccgctgtcccctccccggtGGGACCAAGGTCCCGTCCTGGGGACGCCCTCAGGGGGATTGAAACGCGTTCTGTCAGCTGGGACGACTCGCTAGgtcttttatttttggtttttttttttttttttgtaacgGTTTCTCCTggtttttaggggaaaaaaaaaaagtgatgacCCACAATTCTTGACTTGTATCTCTGAATGAAAGtattaaatgttttcttctttctaacGGCTGCATCATGAAATCAGGGAGTGGTtggggttggatgggacctGGACGGtcatgggcaggcagggacacctcccctggcccaggctgctccaagccccatccaaccctgccctgggcacgGCCAGGGATCCCGGGACAGCCACAGGAACCcgtgccagggcctgccaccctaccagggaggaatttcctcCCACATCCCTCGGTCCAGGCCGCCtgtcaggagctgctctttAATGGAACTGCCACAAAGCCCCGAGCCCGAGGGGCACGGCGGGACCTGGAGCTGtcccggggctgtcccgggtGAGCCCCGGGGCTGTGGGAGGCACCAGGGCCGGGCCAGCCCCGGGCCCTCACCCGCTGAGCTTGAGGAGGCTGAAGATCTGCTCCAGGACGTGCGTGAAGCTCTGGTCCTTGGGGGTGCGGGAGGCCAGCGAGCCCTGGAGGGGGGAGCCCGGGTTaattccagcacagccccctccaaacccccctcccctccctgccctgcccaccttCAGCTTGTCCAGGTAGGTCTGGTCCTGACTCCACAGCTCCTGGAACTTCACCAGGTCCGGGGCTCCCCTGTAGAACTCCACCAGCAGCGTctggggggacacggaggggctgcagggcagggggaccccaaaccccaaacctgcagacTCGGGGGGGCCTGGACAAGGCACTGCCACCAtccccagggctcctggggacacggggtggggggttttggggacccccGCCCCTCCCTCACCATCTCCTGCACCACGTCGTTGGTGAGGAACCCGTCCTGGATGTAGGTGACCTCCACGTCCATGGGGATCCCGTAGTCATTGGGGCGttgctggggatgggggagccaggcagggtcaccccacagctctggggccTGACCCCACCCTGGGGGGGCAccggacccctccccaaattccgcCCCACTCACCTCCGGCGGTGGCATCACCCAGAAGGGAGCGATTTTGGATTCCACACCGGGATTGCCGTGGTAGAAGGGccctgtggggacacggggggctGGCACGGGGGGCCGGGAGCAGCCGCAGCCCCTCGGGACCCCCGGCCCCGGGCACGCACCGCAGAtgagccccaggcagggctggaagccGTTGCCGCTGCCCTGCAGCTTGAGCTGATAATCCATCTGCGCGTCGATGTCGTGCAGCGAGGGCAGCGCGGGCCCGAAGGGGTGGCTGTGGTACCACCCCACCAGCGACAGCCCCCGCAGGAACAGGCTCTGGCAGATCTGGGGGGGCACAAACCGTGGGTCCAGACCCCCCCAGGCCGCTCCCGAGGCTGGATCGGCCGGGCCAttccctcacctcctcctccacagcGCCCGCCGCTTCCGCGTCCCCCAGGCGGGTCCGGCACGGGAAGGCTCGGAGCACCGTGAGcactgcggggacacggggctgggtGACACCGCCACCCCCGCCCGAGCCACCCCcgcccccccagaccccacctACGCTGCGTGTTGGTGTCCCACCGCCCCCCCAGGTACCCCACCACTTCGCTCCGCGTCAGGTGGCTGTGGAAATCCTAAAGGAAAAGGTTCAGATCAGCAATTCAGAGGTGAAACGATGGCACGAGGGACACCCCGCCGGccgcagtgtccccagtgccatcaGCGATGTCCCAGCCCGGGGAGGGGAcgcaccagcagcaggaggacgTTGCTGGAGATGGCCACGTTGAAGGGCTGGAATTTGTTGATGGCCGCGAAGGACGTCACCTCCACCAGGGTCTGGGGGTTCCTGCAAGAGCCACGGCCCCGCTGCCAGCGCTGCCCCCGGCCCTGCTcgccccgtgtcccccgtgtcccctaCCTGGCCGAGTCGCGGGTGCCCAGGGTGCAGTAGCGGACGGGCACCCGGGGTTTCACCTCCAGCCTTTTCCCTGCGCTGCCGGGATCTGCCGAGGACAAGGTCCCGTCACCGCACCGGGCTGCCCGGGACCCCCGGCACCCCCACGGCAGCTCACCCGTCCCCGCCGGCTCCGCCGGGCTCTTGCCCTGCTGCTTCTTGCTCCTCTCCTCCGGTTTTTTGGGAGCCGCGGGCTCCGGCAGCGGCACCCGGCCCTCCCtggccgcctcctcctcctcctcctcgggcagctcctcctcctcgcccTCGCTGGCCAAGCTCTGCGGGCACACGGGGCTGGCACCCGGCTCGCCCCGCACCCTGGGGGTGCCGGGGGGAGGCGACCCCGCTCCCACCTCCTCGGGGGGCGGCACGTTGGGCTGGTGCTTGCGCAGCCACGCGGCTTTGTACTGGTCCAGCTTCTGGCCCTTGTAGCGCACGGACGCCCAGCCGCAGCCCGACTTCTTGGCGGGGTTCACCAGGCGCTTGCAGTGCGTGGCCCAAGCGCTCGGCGAGTTGAACACCTGCCCCGTCTCCTGCCAGGTGATCGTCCCGTCCGAGCCCAGGTCCCCCACGAACTTCTTGCCCTGGGGACAACGGCGTGAGTCGCGTCCGCCTGTGCCCGTCCCTTCTCCCTCAGCCCCGTCACTGTCCCACGTTCACCGTCCCTTGTCCTCATCCCACATCTCCTGTCCTCATCCTGCGTCCCTTTTCCCGTCCTTTTCCCTGTCCCATGTCTCCTGCCCCGTCTCTGTTTCTTGTCCCCATCCTTATTCCTCGTTCCCATCGCcgctcccctgtccccatcccgtgtcccctgtcctcaTCCCACATCCCCTGTCCTCATCCTGCGTCCCTTTTCCcgtccctttccctgtcccgTGTCTCCTGCCCCATCACTGTCTCCTACCCCAGCTCTGTTTCTTGTCCCCATCCTTATTCCTTGTCCTCATCCTTATTCCTCGTCCCCCTTGCcgctcccctctccccaccccgTGTCCCTTGTCCTCATCGCCGCTCCCCTGTCCTCGTCCTGCGTTCCTTTTCCcgtccctttccctgtcccgTGTCTCCTGCCCCGTCTCTGTTTCTTGTCCCCATCTCTGTTTCTTGTCCCCATCCTCATTTCTCGTCCCCATCGC is part of the Catharus ustulatus isolate bCatUst1 chromosome 29, bCatUst1.pri.v2, whole genome shotgun sequence genome and harbors:
- the MPND gene encoding MPN domain-containing protein isoform X3, translating into MAALAAASPGGDECLEEDEDELEPGLDEAEAEPEVGSGAKAAGGPRGAVLTRRGITLRVLLRDGLLEPGRGVLSIYYLGKKFVGDLGSDGTITWQETGQVFNSPSAWATHCKRLVNPAKKSGCGWASVRYKGQKLDQYKAAWLRKHQPNVPPPEESLASEGEEEELPEEEEEEAAREGRVPLPEPAAPKKPEERSKKQQGKSPAEPAGTDPGSAGKRLEVKPRVPVRYCTLGTRDSARNPQTLVEVTSFAAINKFQPFNVAISSNVLLLLDFHSHLTRSEVVGYLGGRWDTNTQLLTVLRAFPCRTRLGDAEAAGAVEEEICQSLFLRGLSLVGWYHSHPFGPALPSLHDIDAQMDYQLKLQGSGNGFQPCLGLICGPFYHGNPGVESKIAPFWVMPPPEQRPNDYGIPMDVEVTYIQDGFLTNDVVQEMTLLVEFYRGAPDLVKFQELWSQDQTYLDKLKGSLASRTPKDQSFTHVLEQIFSLLKLSG
- the MPND gene encoding MPN domain-containing protein isoform X2 → MAALAAASPGGDECLEEDEDELEPGLDEAEAEPEVGSGAKAAGGPRGAVLTRRGITLRVLLRDGLLEPGRGVLSIYYLGKKFVGDLGSDGTITWQETGQVFNSPSAWATHCKRLVNPAKKSGCGWASVRYKGQKLDQYKAAWLRKHQPNVPPPEESLASEGEEEELPEEEEEEAAREGRVPLPEPAAPKKPEERSKKQQGKSPAEPAGTGELPWGCRGSRAARCGDGTLSSADPGSAGKRLEVKPRVPVRYCTLGTRDSARNPQTLVEVTSFAAINKFQPFNVAISSNVLLLLDFHSHLTRSEVVGYLGGRWDTNTQLLTVLRAFPCRTRLGDAEAAGAVEEEICQSLFLRGLSLVGWYHSHPFGPALPSLHDIDAQMDYQLKLQGSGNGFQPCLGLICGPFYHGNPGVESKIAPFWVMPPPEQRPNDYGIPMDVEVTYIQDGFLTNDVVQEMTLLVEFYRGAPDLVKFQELWSQDQTYLDKLKGSLASRTPKDQSFTHVLEQIFSLLKLSG
- the SH3GL1 gene encoding endophilin-A2 isoform X2, yielding MSVAGLKKQFYKATQLVSEKVGGAEGTKLDDDFKEMEKKVDVTSKAVTEVLTRTIEYLQPNPASRAKLTMLNTMSKIRGQVKSPGYPQSEGLLGECMIRYGKELGEDSNFGDALLDAGESMKRLAEVKDSLDIEVKQNFIDPLQNLCDKDLKEIQHHLKKLEGRRLDFDYKKKRQGKIPDEELRQAMEKFQESKDVAETSMHNLLETDIEQVSQLSALVDAQLDYHRQAVQILDELAEKLKRRMREASSRPKREYKPKPRETYDFRESDQSNGGFPCNPTPKASAPLDQPCCKALYDFEPENDGELGFKEGDIITLTNQIDENWYEGMIHGQSGFFPLNYVEVLVPLPQ
- the SH3GL1 gene encoding endophilin-A2 isoform X1 gives rise to the protein MSVAGLKKQFYKATQLVSEKVGGAEGTKLDDDFKEMEKKVDVTSKAVTEVLTRTIEYLQPNPASRAKLTMLNTMSKIRGQVKSPGYPQSEGLLGECMIRYGKELGEDSNFGDALLDAGESMKRLAEVKDSLDIEVKQNFIDPLQNLCDKDLKEIQHHLKKLEGRRLDFDYKKKRQGKIPDEELRQAMEKFQESKDVAETSMHNLLETDIEQVSQLSALVDAQLDYHRQAVQILDELAEKLKRRMREASSRPKREYKPKPRETYDFRESDQSNGGFPCNPTPKASASASFRSDKPSRASVRSIPPLDQPCCKALYDFEPENDGELGFKEGDIITLTNQIDENWYEGMIHGQSGFFPLNYVEVLVPLPQ
- the MPND gene encoding MPN domain-containing protein isoform X1, encoding MAALAAASPGGDECLEEDEDELEPGLDEAEAEPEVGSGAKAAGGPRGAVLTRRGITLRVLLRDGLLEPGRGVLSIYYLGKKFVGDLGSDGTITWQETGQVFNSPSAWATHCKRLVNPAKKSGCGWASVRYKGQKLDQYKAAWLRKHQPNVPPPEEVGAGSPPPGTPRVRGEPGASPVCPQSLASEGEEEELPEEEEEEAAREGRVPLPEPAAPKKPEERSKKQQGKSPAEPAGTDPGSAGKRLEVKPRVPVRYCTLGTRDSARNPQTLVEVTSFAAINKFQPFNVAISSNVLLLLDFHSHLTRSEVVGYLGGRWDTNTQLLTVLRAFPCRTRLGDAEAAGAVEEEICQSLFLRGLSLVGWYHSHPFGPALPSLHDIDAQMDYQLKLQGSGNGFQPCLGLICGPFYHGNPGVESKIAPFWVMPPPEQRPNDYGIPMDVEVTYIQDGFLTNDVVQEMTLLVEFYRGAPDLVKFQELWSQDQTYLDKLKGSLASRTPKDQSFTHVLEQIFSLLKLSG